The following proteins come from a genomic window of Streptomyces liliiviolaceus:
- a CDS encoding SanA/YdcF family protein, which produces MRRPRRPRLPRPPRLPEFLRPRLPRTRTGQRRAVQAVMAGCVLALLPSAWMFTVTDDRLRTAADVPRTEVAVVFGAGLWQGEPSPYLAHRLDAAAQLYRSGRIQVVLVTGDNSREDYDEPDAMRAYLTKRGVPDGRIVSDYAGFDTWDSCVRAKKIFGVDEAVLISQGFHIRRAVALCQEAGVASYGVGVDDVHDTTWYYGGAREVMAAGKALMDAVFEPDPTFLGPQEPGVERALASAKQSGGQ; this is translated from the coding sequence ATGCGTCGTCCGAGACGTCCGCGACTGCCGCGACCACCGCGACTGCCGGAGTTCCTGAGACCGCGGCTGCCGCGTACCCGCACCGGGCAGCGCCGTGCCGTGCAGGCCGTGATGGCCGGGTGCGTGCTCGCGCTGCTGCCGTCGGCGTGGATGTTCACCGTCACGGACGACCGGCTGCGGACGGCGGCGGACGTGCCGCGCACCGAGGTCGCGGTCGTCTTCGGGGCCGGACTGTGGCAGGGCGAGCCCTCCCCCTATCTCGCGCACCGGCTGGACGCGGCGGCGCAGCTCTACCGGTCCGGCCGTATCCAGGTGGTCCTGGTCACCGGCGACAACAGCCGTGAGGACTACGACGAGCCGGACGCCATGCGCGCCTACCTCACGAAGCGGGGCGTGCCCGACGGGCGCATCGTCAGCGACTACGCCGGTTTCGACACCTGGGACTCCTGTGTACGGGCCAAGAAGATCTTCGGCGTGGACGAGGCCGTACTGATCAGCCAGGGCTTCCACATCCGGCGCGCGGTCGCGCTGTGCCAGGAGGCGGGCGTCGCGTCGTACGGGGTCGGGGTGGACGACGTGCACGACACGACCTGGTACTACGGCGGGGCCCGTGAGGTGATGGCGGCCGGTAAGGCGCTCATGGACGCGGTCTTCGAGCCGGACCCCACGTTCCTGGGGCCTCAAGAGCCGGGCGTGGAACGGGCGTTGGCGTCCGCCAAACAGTCCGGCGGGCAGTAG
- a CDS encoding sirohydrochlorin chelatase, with product MTAYLMNRNSGSRLGTRRAAPPALVLVGHGSRDPRALSTVRTLMERIRELRPGLPVHLGHIELNEPLLPDTLAALGTGDAVLVPLLLSRGHHVKRDIPEAAAASSAHVRIAGPLGPHPLLVETLYERLVEAGWRAPDAVERRTSAVVLAAAGSRDPDAAVDTRRTAGLLAHRLGVPVVPAYASAATPTVTDAVRALAARGRPRIAVASYFTAPGRFATECTTAAPGLASAPLGAHPAMAHLALHRYDEAMAPTLAATA from the coding sequence ATGACGGCGTACCTCATGAACCGGAACAGCGGCAGTCGGCTCGGCACCCGGCGTGCCGCCCCGCCCGCGCTCGTCCTGGTGGGCCACGGCAGCCGCGATCCGCGCGCCCTGAGCACCGTACGGACCCTCATGGAGCGGATCCGCGAGCTGCGCCCCGGTCTGCCCGTGCACCTCGGCCACATCGAGCTGAACGAACCCCTGCTGCCCGACACGCTCGCCGCCCTCGGCACCGGGGACGCGGTCCTCGTCCCCCTGCTGCTGAGCCGTGGCCACCACGTCAAGCGGGACATCCCCGAGGCGGCCGCCGCGTCGTCGGCGCACGTCCGGATCGCCGGGCCGCTGGGCCCGCACCCGCTGCTGGTCGAGACGCTGTACGAGCGTCTGGTCGAGGCCGGCTGGCGCGCGCCGGACGCGGTTGAGCGCCGGACGAGCGCGGTCGTGCTGGCCGCGGCGGGTTCGCGCGACCCCGACGCGGCCGTCGACACGCGCCGCACCGCCGGGCTGCTCGCGCACCGCCTCGGCGTCCCGGTCGTTCCCGCGTACGCCTCCGCCGCCACCCCCACGGTCACGGACGCCGTACGCGCCCTCGCCGCCCGGGGCCGCCCCCGCATCGCGGTGGCCTCCTACTTCACGGCCCCCGGCCGCTTCGCCACGGAGTGCACGACAGCGGCCCCGGGCCTGGCATCGGCCCCCCTGGGCGCCCACCCGGCAATGGCCCACCTGGCACTGCACCGCTACGACGAGGCAATGGCCCCCACCTTGGCGGCAACCGCCTAG
- a CDS encoding deoxyguanosinetriphosphate triphosphohydrolase, protein MEGTSTETPRPPQAHGPKTNPPPYDPTSVARWATEPDKRPGRTAFQRDRARVLHSSALRRLAGKTQVVTPGTRSQVWDASPRTRLTHSLECAQIGRELGAALGCDPDLVEAACLSHDLGHPPFGHNGEQALNEFAEDCGGFEGNAQSLRLLTRIEPKRFVRGAAVPAAALADGDGLVSVGLNLTRATLDAATKYPWPRGAHPTDPDSAKFGVYEDDRPVFDWIREGAPGTRTTFEAQVMDWADDVAYSVHDVEDGLHAGHIDPECLHAEPERQEIFRVAIGRYVEADTDPAELAAALDRILGQEWWPHGYDGSAVAQARLKDATSQLIGRFCLAAESATRARYGTGRLTRYAAELVVPRAARLECAVLKAVADRYVMQRAEQELLRADQRIVVAELAEALTARAPEGLDPQFRALFDEASDDRARKRVIVDQIASLTDAAARSLHARLRVQV, encoded by the coding sequence ATGGAAGGCACGAGCACCGAAACCCCCCGCCCCCCACAGGCACACGGGCCGAAGACCAACCCCCCGCCCTACGACCCCACGTCAGTGGCCCGCTGGGCCACGGAGCCGGACAAACGCCCAGGCCGCACCGCCTTCCAGCGAGACCGCGCCCGCGTCCTGCACAGCTCCGCCCTCCGCCGCCTCGCGGGCAAGACCCAGGTGGTCACTCCCGGCACCCGCAGTCAGGTCTGGGACGCCAGCCCCCGTACCCGTCTGACCCACTCCCTGGAGTGCGCACAGATCGGCCGCGAGCTGGGCGCCGCCCTCGGCTGCGACCCGGACCTCGTGGAGGCGGCCTGCCTCTCCCACGACCTGGGCCACCCGCCGTTCGGGCACAACGGAGAACAGGCGCTGAACGAGTTCGCAGAGGACTGCGGCGGCTTCGAGGGCAACGCCCAGTCGCTCAGACTCCTCACCCGTATCGAGCCCAAGCGTTTCGTGCGCGGCGCGGCCGTCCCGGCGGCGGCCCTCGCGGACGGTGACGGCCTGGTCAGCGTCGGTCTCAACCTCACCCGCGCCACCCTCGACGCCGCCACGAAGTACCCCTGGCCGCGCGGCGCCCACCCCACCGACCCGGACTCCGCGAAGTTCGGGGTCTACGAGGACGACCGCCCCGTCTTCGACTGGATCCGCGAGGGCGCCCCCGGCACCCGCACCACCTTCGAGGCCCAGGTCATGGACTGGGCCGACGACGTGGCGTACTCGGTGCACGACGTCGAGGACGGCCTGCACGCGGGTCACATCGACCCCGAGTGCCTGCACGCGGAGCCCGAACGCCAGGAGATCTTCCGGGTCGCGATCGGGCGGTACGTGGAGGCGGACACCGACCCCGCCGAGCTGGCCGCGGCCCTCGACCGGATCCTCGGCCAGGAGTGGTGGCCGCACGGCTACGACGGCTCGGCCGTCGCCCAGGCCCGGCTGAAGGACGCCACCAGCCAGCTCATCGGCCGGTTCTGCCTCGCCGCGGAGAGCGCCACGCGCGCGAGGTACGGGACGGGCAGGCTCACGCGGTACGCGGCCGAACTGGTCGTCCCGCGCGCCGCCCGCCTGGAGTGCGCGGTGCTCAAGGCCGTCGCCGACCGGTACGTGATGCAGCGCGCCGAGCAGGAACTGCTCCGCGCCGACCAGCGGATCGTCGTCGCCGAGCTGGCCGAGGCACTGACCGCGCGGGCGCCGGAAGGCCTCGACCCGCAGTTCCGGGCCCTGTTCGACGAGGCGTCCGACGACCGTGCCCGCAAGCGGGTGATCGTCGACCAGATCGCCTCGCTCACGGACGCCGCCGCACGATCACTGCATGCGAGGCTCAGGGTGCAGGTGTGA
- a CDS encoding NAD(P)/FAD-dependent oxidoreductase: MVDADQTFVIVGGGLAGAKAAETLRAEGFNGRVILICDERDHPYERPPLSKGYVLGKEERDSVFVHEPAWYAQNDVELHLGQTVDAIDRSAKTVRFGDDGTLVHYDKLLLVTGAEPRRLDIPGTDLVGVHHLRRLAHSERLKQVLAALGRDNGHLVVAGAGWIGLEIAAAAREYGAEVTVVEPEQTALHGVLGPELGEIFAELHREHGVRFHFGARLTEITGHDGLVLAARTDDGEEHPAHDVLAAIGAAPRTGLAEAAGLELADRAHGGGIAVDERLRTSDPDIYAAGDVAAFPHPLFGTRLRVEHWANALNGGPAAARAMLGRGTTYDRVPYFFSDQYDVGLEYSGWAPPGTYDQVVIRGDASKREFIAFWVKEGRVLAGMNVNVWDVTEPIQQLIRTGVQVDTEALADPHVPLDSLVP, translated from the coding sequence GTGGTCGACGCAGATCAGACGTTCGTCATCGTCGGAGGAGGCCTGGCCGGCGCCAAGGCGGCCGAAACCCTCCGGGCGGAGGGCTTCAACGGCCGGGTGATACTGATCTGTGACGAACGGGACCACCCGTACGAACGGCCGCCGCTGTCCAAGGGATACGTGCTCGGCAAGGAGGAGCGCGACAGCGTCTTCGTCCACGAACCCGCCTGGTACGCGCAGAACGACGTCGAGCTGCACCTCGGCCAGACCGTCGACGCGATCGACCGGAGCGCGAAGACCGTCCGCTTCGGCGACGACGGCACGCTCGTCCACTACGACAAGCTGCTGCTGGTGACCGGCGCAGAGCCGCGCCGTCTCGACATCCCGGGCACGGACCTCGTCGGGGTCCACCACCTGCGGCGCCTCGCCCACTCCGAGCGCCTCAAGCAGGTCCTCGCCGCCCTCGGCCGCGACAACGGCCACCTGGTCGTCGCGGGCGCCGGCTGGATCGGCCTGGAGATCGCCGCGGCGGCCCGGGAGTACGGGGCCGAGGTCACCGTCGTGGAACCCGAGCAGACCGCGCTGCACGGCGTGCTCGGCCCCGAGCTGGGCGAGATCTTCGCCGAACTGCACCGCGAGCACGGCGTCCGCTTCCACTTCGGCGCCCGCCTCACCGAGATCACCGGCCACGACGGCCTGGTCCTGGCCGCCCGCACCGACGACGGCGAGGAACACCCCGCGCACGACGTCCTGGCCGCGATCGGCGCGGCCCCGCGCACCGGCCTCGCCGAGGCGGCGGGCCTGGAGCTCGCCGACCGGGCGCACGGCGGCGGCATCGCGGTCGACGAGCGGCTGCGCACCTCCGACCCCGACATCTACGCGGCCGGTGACGTGGCCGCATTCCCGCACCCCCTGTTCGGCACGCGGCTGCGCGTCGAGCACTGGGCGAACGCGCTGAACGGCGGCCCGGCGGCGGCCCGGGCGATGCTGGGCCGCGGAACGACGTACGACAGGGTGCCCTATTTCTTCTCCGACCAGTACGACGTAGGGCTTGAGTACTCGGGCTGGGCGCCCCCGGGGACGTACGACCAAGTGGTGATCCGGGGAGACGCGAGCAAGCGCGAGTTCATCGCCTTCTGGGTGAAGGAGGGGCGCGTGCTCGCCGGGATGAACGTCAATGTGTGGGACGTCACAGAACCGATCCAGCAGCTGATCCGCACGGGGGTACAGGTGGACACCGAGGCGCTCGCAGACCCGCACGTTCCGCTGGACAGCCTGGTCCCGTGA
- the dnaG gene encoding DNA primase produces MAGRINDEDVKAVRDGVPIDAVVSEYLQLRNAGGGNLKGLCPFHDEKSPSFQVSPSKGLFHCFGCQEGGDTITFVMKVDHLTFSEAVERLAGQAGITLRYEEGGYNPSHQRGERIRLVEAHQAAAKFYVEQLDTGSEADTGRKFLAERGFDQSAATHFGVGYSPQGWDHLVRYLRGKGFTDKELLLSGLAQEGRRGPIDRFRGRLMWPIRDIGGDVVGFGARKLYESDNGPKYLNTPDTPIYRKSQVLYGIDLAKKDIAKSSRAVVVEGYTDVMACHLAGITTAIATCGTAFGNDHIKILRRLLMDNGSARVIFTFDGDSAGQKAALRAFEDDQKFAAETYIAIAPDGMDPCDLRLAKGDAAVADLVEPRTPLFEFALRQIIARYDLETPAGRAAALDESAPVVARIKNSGAQHEVAVQLAGMLGILDTQFVVKRVAQLARWARDRGGKGPAPTGNGRAPQQYENSGPKPPSGPALTLRNPVFATERELLKLALQRPDLVSPAFDAYGVDEFTAPPYAAVRETIMEAGGAEYGVQDPQEYLVQVREAARDDVVRAMVTELAVETIMRKTVDEAYAGEQLVTVRRRAVERRVRDVQGALARAGAQGDQAQLAAVQNELWVLQQYDQALREKGPAAL; encoded by the coding sequence GTGGCCGGCAGGATCAACGACGAGGACGTGAAGGCGGTTCGGGACGGGGTCCCGATCGACGCCGTGGTGTCCGAGTACCTCCAACTGCGCAACGCGGGCGGCGGGAACCTCAAGGGACTGTGCCCGTTCCACGACGAGAAGTCGCCCTCCTTCCAGGTCAGCCCGAGCAAGGGGCTCTTCCACTGCTTCGGCTGCCAGGAGGGCGGCGACACCATCACGTTCGTGATGAAGGTCGACCACCTCACCTTCTCGGAGGCGGTCGAGCGCCTCGCGGGCCAGGCGGGCATCACCCTTCGTTACGAGGAGGGCGGGTACAACCCCTCCCACCAGCGCGGCGAGCGGATCCGCCTGGTCGAGGCCCACCAGGCCGCCGCCAAGTTCTACGTCGAACAGCTCGACACCGGCTCCGAGGCCGACACGGGCCGCAAGTTCCTCGCCGAGCGCGGCTTCGACCAGTCGGCCGCCACGCACTTCGGCGTCGGCTACAGCCCCCAGGGCTGGGACCATCTCGTCCGCTACCTGCGCGGCAAGGGCTTCACCGACAAGGAACTGCTCCTGTCCGGCCTCGCCCAGGAGGGCCGCCGCGGCCCCATCGACCGCTTCCGCGGCCGGCTGATGTGGCCGATCCGCGACATCGGCGGCGACGTCGTCGGCTTCGGCGCCCGCAAGCTCTACGAGTCGGACAACGGCCCGAAGTACCTGAACACGCCCGACACGCCGATCTACCGCAAGTCCCAGGTCCTGTACGGCATCGACCTCGCCAAGAAGGACATCGCCAAGAGCAGCCGGGCCGTCGTCGTCGAGGGCTACACCGACGTCATGGCCTGCCACCTCGCCGGCATCACCACCGCCATCGCGACCTGCGGCACGGCCTTCGGCAACGACCACATCAAGATCCTGCGCAGGCTCCTGATGGACAACGGCTCGGCACGGGTGATCTTCACCTTCGACGGCGACTCGGCCGGTCAGAAGGCCGCGCTGCGCGCCTTCGAGGACGACCAGAAGTTCGCCGCCGAGACGTACATCGCGATCGCCCCGGACGGCATGGACCCCTGCGACCTGCGCCTCGCCAAGGGCGACGCGGCCGTCGCCGACCTCGTCGAACCGCGCACCCCGCTCTTCGAGTTCGCCCTGCGCCAGATCATCGCCCGCTACGACCTGGAGACCCCCGCGGGCCGCGCCGCCGCGCTCGACGAGTCGGCGCCCGTCGTGGCCCGCATCAAGAACAGCGGCGCCCAGCACGAGGTCGCCGTCCAGCTCGCCGGCATGCTCGGCATCCTCGACACGCAGTTCGTCGTCAAGCGGGTCGCCCAGCTGGCCCGCTGGGCCCGCGACCGCGGCGGCAAGGGCCCCGCGCCGACGGGCAACGGCCGCGCCCCGCAGCAGTACGAGAACAGCGGCCCCAAGCCCCCTTCGGGCCCGGCCCTGACCCTGCGCAACCCGGTGTTCGCCACCGAGCGCGAACTGCTGAAGCTGGCCCTGCAGCGCCCCGACCTGGTCTCCCCGGCCTTCGACGCGTACGGGGTGGACGAGTTCACCGCCCCGCCGTACGCGGCCGTCCGCGAGACGATCATGGAGGCGGGCGGCGCGGAGTACGGCGTCCAGGACCCGCAGGAATACCTCGTACAGGTCCGCGAGGCCGCCCGGGACGACGTGGTTCGCGCCATGGTCACGGAGCTGGCCGTCGAGACCATCATGCGCAAGACCGTCGACGAGGCCTACGCCGGAGAGCAGCTGGTGACCGTCCGCCGACGCGCCGTCGAGCGCCGGGTCCGCGACGTCCAGGGCGCACTCGCACGCGCCGGAGCACAGGGCGACCAGGCCCAGCTGGCGGCCGTGCAGAACGAGCTGTGGGTGCTCCAGCAGTACGACCAGGCCCTGCGGGAGAAGGGCCCGGCCGCGCTCTAG
- a CDS encoding RNA polymerase sigma factor — protein sequence MPESSERGRPERDGSEVPAVPLNVFGTDSGKAVVPVPLPHASAATFLEVAPVQTQTLTDNSTHPAHLAHKDTDADVLAAVPPQNRAAHHPESASEPEGTPEPTAAVLVESETETPEPVEVPRGRADTGGPSSDLFRQYLREIGRIPLLTAVEEVELARRVEAGLFAEEKLRLASDLDSQLALDLDKLVVMGRMAKRRLIEANLRLVVSVAKRYVGRGLTMLDLVQEGNLGLIRAVEKFDYARGYKFSTYATWWIRQAMSRALADQARTIRVPVHVVELINRVVRVQRRMLQERGYEPTPEEVAAHLDLPSERVSEVLRLAQEPVSLHAPVGEEDDVALGDLIEDGDATSPVESAAFLLLREHLEAVLSTLGERERKVVQLRYGLADGRPRTLEEIGRIFGVTRERIRQIESKTLNKLRDHAFADQLRGYLD from the coding sequence GTGCCTGAGTCCTCGGAGCGCGGCCGACCCGAACGCGACGGGTCCGAAGTCCCCGCGGTTCCGCTCAACGTGTTCGGGACGGACAGCGGCAAGGCCGTCGTCCCCGTCCCGCTGCCGCACGCCTCAGCAGCGACATTCCTGGAGGTCGCCCCCGTGCAGACCCAGACCCTGACCGACAACAGCACGCACCCCGCGCACCTCGCGCACAAGGACACGGACGCCGATGTCCTCGCGGCCGTACCACCGCAGAACCGTGCCGCCCATCACCCCGAGAGCGCCTCGGAGCCGGAGGGCACGCCGGAGCCGACCGCCGCCGTCCTCGTGGAGAGCGAGACCGAGACGCCGGAGCCCGTGGAGGTGCCGCGCGGACGTGCGGACACCGGCGGGCCCTCCTCCGACCTGTTCCGCCAGTACCTGCGGGAGATCGGCCGGATCCCGCTCCTCACCGCGGTGGAGGAGGTCGAACTCGCCCGCCGGGTCGAAGCGGGCCTCTTCGCCGAGGAGAAGCTGCGGCTGGCCTCCGACCTCGACAGCCAACTCGCCCTCGACCTCGACAAACTGGTCGTCATGGGCCGGATGGCCAAACGCCGCCTCATCGAGGCGAACCTTCGCCTCGTCGTCTCCGTCGCCAAGCGGTACGTGGGGCGCGGGCTGACCATGCTCGACCTGGTCCAGGAAGGCAACCTGGGGCTGATCAGGGCGGTCGAGAAGTTCGACTACGCCCGCGGGTACAAGTTCTCGACGTACGCGACCTGGTGGATCCGCCAGGCCATGTCCCGCGCCCTCGCCGACCAGGCCCGCACGATCCGCGTCCCCGTGCACGTGGTCGAACTCATCAACCGGGTCGTACGGGTGCAGCGGCGGATGCTCCAGGAGCGGGGGTACGAGCCGACGCCGGAGGAGGTCGCGGCGCATCTCGACCTGCCCAGTGAGCGGGTCAGCGAGGTGTTGCGGCTGGCGCAGGAGCCGGTGTCGCTCCATGCCCCGGTGGGGGAGGAGGACGATGTCGCCCTCGGGGACCTCATCGAGGACGGGGACGCGACGAGTCCGGTGGAGTCGGCGGCGTTCCTGCTCCTGCGGGAGCATCTGGAGGCCGTGCTGTCCACGCTGGGGGAGCGTGAGCGCAAGGTGGTCCAGCTGCGGTACGGGCTGGCGGACGGGCGTCCGCGCACGCTGGAGGAGATCGGGCGGATCTTCGGGGTCACGCGCGAGCGGATCCGTCAGATCGAGTCCAAGACGCTGAACAAACTCCGCGACCACGCATTCGCGGACCAGCTTCGGGGCTACCTGGACTAG
- a CDS encoding ABC transporter ATP-binding protein, whose protein sequence is MAGPMGRMMAGSGPDHHSMDFKGSGKRLLAQFKPQRATLYVMLAAVVCSVGLSVVGPKILGRATDLVFAGVVGRQLPAGQSKAEVLAEMRERGDGGMADMLSGTDFTPGQGIDFEAVGEVLGIALAAFLLAGLLMAIATRLVNRAVNLTMYKMREDVQTKLSRLPLSYFDKRQRGEVLSRATNDIDNIGQTLQQSMGQLVNSLLTIVGVLIMMFYVSWLLALVALITVPLSFVVATRVGKRSQPHFVQQWRTTGKLNAHIEEMYTGHTLVKVFGRQDESAAQFAEENDKLYEAGFRAQFNSGVMQPLMMFVSNLNYVLVAVVGGLRVASGSLSIGDVQAFIQYSRQFSMPLTQVASMANLVQSGVASAERIFELLDAEEQEADPVTGARPKELRGRVALEGVSFRYDPEKPLIEDLSLSVEPGHTVAIVGPTGAGKTTLVNLLMRFYETTGGRITLDGVDIATMSRDELRAGIGMVLQDTWLFGGTIADNIAYGASREVTRGEVEEAARAAHADRFVRTLPDGYDTVIDDEGSGVSAGEKQLITIARAFLSDPVILVLDEATSSVDTRTEVLIQKAMAKLAHGRTSFVIAHRLSTIRDADTILVMEDGAIVEQGAHADLLAAGGAYARLYKAQFAQAAVEVD, encoded by the coding sequence ATGGCCGGGCCCATGGGGCGCATGATGGCCGGATCGGGACCCGACCATCACTCGATGGATTTCAAGGGATCCGGCAAACGGCTGCTGGCGCAGTTCAAGCCGCAGCGCGCCACGCTGTACGTGATGCTCGCGGCCGTGGTCTGCAGCGTGGGCCTGTCGGTCGTGGGTCCCAAGATCCTCGGCCGGGCCACCGACCTGGTCTTCGCCGGCGTCGTCGGCCGGCAGCTGCCCGCCGGGCAGTCGAAGGCCGAAGTCCTCGCGGAGATGCGGGAGCGCGGCGACGGCGGGATGGCCGACATGCTCTCGGGCACGGACTTCACCCCGGGCCAGGGCATCGACTTCGAAGCGGTCGGCGAGGTGCTGGGCATCGCGCTGGCGGCGTTCCTGCTGGCCGGTCTGCTGATGGCGATCGCGACGCGGCTGGTGAACCGGGCCGTCAACCTGACGATGTACAAGATGCGCGAGGACGTGCAGACCAAGCTGTCGCGGCTGCCGCTCTCCTACTTCGACAAGCGTCAGCGCGGTGAGGTGCTCAGCCGCGCCACGAACGACATCGACAACATCGGGCAGACCCTCCAGCAGTCGATGGGCCAGCTCGTGAACTCGCTGCTGACCATCGTCGGCGTGCTGATCATGATGTTCTACGTCTCCTGGCTGCTGGCGCTCGTCGCGCTGATCACCGTGCCCCTGTCGTTCGTCGTCGCGACCCGGGTGGGCAAGCGGTCGCAGCCGCACTTCGTGCAGCAGTGGCGCACCACCGGCAAGCTCAACGCGCACATCGAGGAGATGTACACCGGGCACACCCTGGTGAAGGTCTTCGGACGGCAGGACGAGTCGGCGGCGCAGTTCGCCGAGGAGAACGACAAGCTGTACGAGGCCGGGTTCCGGGCGCAGTTCAACAGCGGGGTCATGCAGCCGCTGATGATGTTCGTGTCGAACCTGAACTATGTGCTGGTGGCGGTGGTCGGCGGACTGCGCGTCGCGTCCGGCTCGCTGTCCATCGGTGACGTGCAGGCCTTCATCCAGTACTCCCGGCAGTTCTCCATGCCGCTCACCCAGGTCGCCTCCATGGCGAACCTCGTGCAGTCCGGGGTCGCCTCGGCGGAACGGATCTTCGAACTCCTGGACGCGGAGGAGCAGGAGGCCGACCCGGTGACGGGGGCGCGCCCGAAGGAGCTGCGGGGCCGGGTCGCCCTGGAGGGGGTCTCCTTCCGGTACGACCCGGAGAAGCCGCTCATCGAGGACCTGTCCCTGTCGGTGGAGCCGGGCCACACGGTCGCGATCGTTGGGCCCACGGGCGCCGGCAAGACGACCCTGGTGAACCTGCTGATGCGCTTCTACGAGACCACCGGCGGCCGGATCACCCTCGACGGCGTCGACATCGCCACGATGTCCCGCGACGAACTGCGGGCCGGTATCGGCATGGTGCTGCAGGACACCTGGCTGTTCGGCGGCACGATCGCGGACAACATCGCGTACGGGGCCTCGCGCGAGGTCACCCGCGGGGAGGTCGAGGAGGCGGCCCGGGCGGCCCACGCGGACCGGTTCGTGCGGACGCTGCCCGACGGGTACGACACCGTCATCGACGACGAGGGGTCCGGGGTCAGCGCCGGTGAGAAGCAGCTCATCACGATCGCGCGGGCGTTCCTGTCCGATCCGGTGATCCTCGTTCTCGACGAGGCGACGAGTTCCGTGGACACGCGGACCGAGGTGCTCATCCAGAAGGCGATGGCGAAGCTCGCGCACGGGCGTACGTCGTTCGTCATCGCTCACCGTCTGTCGACGATTCGCGATGCCGACACGATTCTCGTCATGGAGGACGGGGCGATCGTGGAGCAGGGCGCTCATGCGGACCTGCTGGCGGCGGGGGGCGCGTACGCGCGCCTGTACAAGGCGCAGTTCGCGCAGGCGGCGGTGGAGGTGGACTGA